One part of the Salinivirga cyanobacteriivorans genome encodes these proteins:
- a CDS encoding MBL fold metallo-hydrolase, producing the protein MQIFNIETGKFKADGGTMFGVVPKQLWQKKYEADEHNLCSIADRAMLIDTGDRKVLVDTGIGIKQDEKFLAFHYLHGDDTLEKSLNAQGFKPEDITDIILTHLHWDHCGGVLNKNSDGEIVAAFPNAQIWVSQMQWNWATNPNIREAPAFPQENIRPMQETNKVNFVKQEGEIIPGIEVRLFNGHTKGLMLPLINKGGKKVFFAGDLIPVMANIPLVYVASYDILPLDTIAEKERILQEALENNWTIVLQHDVSVEACTVKDTPKGIRENQLLKIAEI; encoded by the coding sequence ATGCAAATATTTAACATCGAAACAGGAAAATTTAAAGCTGATGGCGGTACCATGTTCGGAGTCGTACCCAAACAACTGTGGCAAAAAAAATATGAAGCCGATGAGCATAACCTGTGCAGCATTGCAGACAGGGCCATGCTGATTGACACCGGCGACCGCAAGGTACTGGTAGACACCGGCATTGGAATCAAACAAGATGAAAAATTCCTGGCCTTCCATTATTTACATGGCGATGATACACTTGAGAAATCGCTAAACGCGCAGGGCTTTAAGCCCGAAGATATCACAGATATTATACTCACACACCTACACTGGGACCACTGTGGTGGTGTATTAAACAAAAACAGCGATGGTGAGATTGTAGCAGCCTTCCCCAATGCACAAATATGGGTAAGCCAAATGCAATGGAACTGGGCAACAAATCCAAACATCAGGGAAGCGCCTGCATTTCCGCAAGAAAATATCCGTCCCATGCAGGAAACCAATAAAGTTAACTTCGTGAAACAGGAAGGCGAAATCATACCAGGTATTGAGGTAAGGCTTTTCAATGGGCACACCAAAGGTTTAATGCTGCCCCTGATCAACAAAGGCGGTAAAAAGGTATTTTTCGCCGGCGATCTGATTCCCGTAATGGCCAATATTCCATTGGTTTACGTAGCGTCTTATGACATACTACCATTGGACACCATTGCCGAAAAAGAGCGCATTCTGCAAGAAGCCCTGGAAAATAACTGGACCATTGTATTGCAACACGATGTGAGTGTAGAAGCCTGCACAGTAAAGGACACACCCAAAGGCATCAGAGAAAACCAACTATTGAAAATCGCCGAAATATAG
- a CDS encoding TlpA family protein disulfide reductase codes for MKKLAVIIVGLSIMAGCSKHKHQFKIPINNNTQDTLTAEIYNTWTGLTDSVLNIVPGKQTLVLDTFDLKSIYINKYPEITFFAWDKAHINITQKHIQTDSINEAIIAHQLWTQKIATGETSSKFKWPGNLSNYRYIKGWIKYDDALYGLFNDTTYQIAPNTFSGYRLKSYPAAYMLLHKYTDTTGMWINDYVKHVLEKLNHAGTSTGVEKLFLSLYFKPHKVNLRNDSVLDALSKYKPGVYKELKAYYKKRVQKASIKKGDKFPHLQGTTVNRTKSNIEFNAPYTLIDFWATWCIPCIQQMPTLNKYAKQNKQHFEIISISVDSKKDFPKWLKYAHKHNAINHIWVSDTTNVRKQLGIKGLPHMMLVDASGTIIDPDFPHMSNPLAKKWLSALITKSQTTTASLQPGS; via the coding sequence TTGAAAAAATTAGCCGTCATAATTGTTGGGTTATCCATCATGGCCGGGTGTAGCAAACACAAACACCAGTTTAAAATACCTATAAACAATAACACACAAGATACCCTAACTGCAGAAATTTACAATACATGGACCGGACTTACCGATTCAGTTTTAAATATTGTTCCCGGCAAACAAACTCTGGTGCTCGACACCTTTGACCTCAAAAGCATTTACATTAATAAATATCCTGAAATAACATTTTTTGCCTGGGACAAAGCACACATCAATATCACGCAAAAGCATATTCAGACTGATTCAATTAACGAAGCTATAATTGCTCATCAGCTGTGGACGCAAAAAATAGCTACCGGCGAAACAAGTTCAAAATTCAAATGGCCCGGCAATCTCTCAAATTACAGATACATTAAAGGCTGGATTAAATACGATGATGCACTTTATGGTCTGTTTAACGATACCACATATCAAATAGCACCAAATACATTTAGCGGCTACAGACTAAAAAGCTACCCTGCCGCCTATATGCTATTGCATAAATATACAGACACCACCGGCATGTGGATAAACGATTATGTAAAACATGTATTAGAAAAACTCAACCATGCCGGCACATCAACCGGAGTTGAGAAATTGTTCCTGAGTCTCTATTTTAAACCACACAAGGTTAACCTGAGAAACGATAGTGTACTTGACGCACTCTCGAAATATAAACCCGGGGTTTATAAAGAATTAAAAGCCTACTATAAAAAGCGTGTACAAAAGGCCAGTATCAAAAAAGGTGACAAATTTCCGCATTTACAGGGCACTACAGTAAACAGGACAAAGAGCAATATTGAATTCAATGCCCCATATACTCTTATTGATTTTTGGGCCACCTGGTGCATACCCTGCATTCAGCAAATGCCCACACTAAACAAATACGCAAAACAGAACAAGCAGCATTTTGAAATTATATCCATTTCAGTAGACAGCAAAAAAGATTTTCCAAAGTGGCTAAAATATGCGCATAAACACAATGCCATCAACCATATTTGGGTTAGCGACACAACTAATGTACGAAAGCAGCTGGGCATAAAAGGGCTTCCGCATATGATGCTTGTTGATGCATCGGGGACCATCATCGACCCGGATTTCCCCCATATGAGCAATCCACTGGCAAAAAAATGGCTAAGTGCTTTAATTACTAAAAGTCAGACTACAACAGCATCTTTACAACCCGGGAGCTAA
- a CDS encoding DUF6588 family protein produces the protein MKKNLFYLLFAMVVPLSSMAQSEVSRFLSSGASDMEKLTEAYLEPFGKGFGTAMNAGWYNTAKPHQLFGFDVTINATLAMVPTQDESFDLDNYTWNFLLPGPDSESPTIAGSGDGASVGLDMGNGNTISNLYDLPSGTGFAMVPLPMMQVGVGVFKGTDLSFRFFPEVGLGDFGKVGMFGFGLRHDFKQWIPGFKKLPFDMSAQFGWSRLSGTYNKVEYYPTDYIDVPFEVVDPQLPTTEEGIANDYYRTQDLTLTSSAWNTNLIISKKIAVLTGYVSIGYAASNFNIALNGNYLLPDYIPASDPDYNASDDTNGDYIVTVLDSDNEMRDPIDANIQYSSINTSVGFRLKLALLTLHATYVYQDYSMYNIGLGVSFR, from the coding sequence ATGAAGAAGAATTTGTTTTACCTGTTGTTTGCCATGGTGGTGCCACTATCATCAATGGCTCAGAGCGAAGTGTCACGCTTTTTAAGTTCCGGTGCTTCCGATATGGAGAAATTAACAGAAGCCTATCTTGAACCCTTTGGTAAAGGGTTTGGGACCGCCATGAATGCCGGTTGGTACAACACTGCAAAGCCGCACCAGCTGTTTGGTTTTGATGTTACCATAAATGCTACGCTAGCGATGGTTCCCACGCAGGACGAAAGTTTCGATTTAGATAACTATACATGGAATTTTTTGCTACCCGGACCTGATTCTGAAAGTCCAACTATTGCTGGAAGTGGCGATGGTGCAAGTGTTGGTCTTGATATGGGAAATGGAAATACAATCAGTAATTTATACGATTTACCTTCGGGTACAGGGTTTGCTATGGTTCCTTTGCCAATGATGCAGGTTGGTGTTGGAGTTTTTAAAGGCACGGATTTATCATTTCGTTTTTTTCCCGAGGTTGGGTTAGGTGATTTTGGAAAAGTCGGAATGTTTGGTTTTGGTTTGCGCCATGACTTTAAACAATGGATTCCGGGCTTTAAAAAGTTACCTTTTGACATGTCTGCGCAATTTGGTTGGAGCCGTTTGAGCGGTACTTATAATAAAGTAGAGTATTACCCGACCGATTATATTGATGTGCCATTTGAGGTTGTAGATCCTCAATTGCCTACTACAGAAGAAGGTATTGCAAACGATTATTACCGGACCCAGGATCTTACCCTTACCAGCTCAGCATGGAATACCAATTTGATTATTTCGAAAAAAATTGCGGTGCTTACAGGTTATGTAAGTATTGGTTATGCTGCAAGTAATTTTAATATTGCTTTGAACGGAAATTATTTGCTTCCTGATTATATTCCGGCTTCTGATCCCGATTACAATGCATCAGATGATACTAATGGTGATTATATTGTAACGGTACTGGATAGCGACAATGAAATGAGGGATCCAATTGATGCGAATATTCAATACAGTTCAATCAATACTTCAGTTGGATTTAGATTGAAGCTTGCCCTTCTTACGCTGCATGCTACATATGTTTACCAGGATTATTCTATGTATAATATAGGTTTGGGTGTTTCATTCAGGTAA
- the tig gene encoding trigger factor: MEITLNKTDDLNGVINVNVTPDDYQEKVDKVLKDYRKKANIPGFRPGKVPMGYVKKMYGKAILVDEINKMLSESLVDYLKKEELNILGEPLPSQDSESIDFDNQKEFDFKFDVAFAPEFEVKLSKREKLNYYVLKPDEKLIDDTINNYAYQNGENVQVDEITEKEETLKGDIVQLDADNNPLEDGIKKENGLMSLQVMKDEDIKKQFEGKKVGDAVDFDLKKAYPNDTEIASLLEISKEDAAKVEGNFRITINEINKFTPAEVNQELYDKIYGEGTVTSDEQFREKIVEEIKENFKYQSEYKFMLDAKEKLIKKLDLDLPDEFLKRWLDATNKELTKEQIEEEYDKFKEDMQWQLIVDKIYKDNDFKVEESEVMDYAKESTRQQFMQYGLSYIPDEQLENYAKEIASKPEERRKILDKLAENKAVEFIKESVKVEEKEVSLDEFNNFFK, encoded by the coding sequence ATGGAAATCACGCTCAACAAGACCGACGATTTAAATGGTGTAATCAACGTTAACGTAACACCGGACGATTATCAGGAGAAGGTAGATAAGGTTTTGAAAGACTACCGTAAAAAAGCAAATATACCGGGTTTTAGACCTGGTAAAGTACCAATGGGATACGTTAAAAAAATGTATGGAAAAGCCATCCTGGTAGACGAAATCAACAAAATGCTCTCGGAGTCGCTTGTCGACTATCTGAAAAAAGAAGAGCTTAATATTCTGGGTGAGCCACTTCCTTCGCAAGACAGTGAATCAATTGATTTTGACAATCAGAAAGAATTTGATTTCAAGTTTGACGTAGCATTTGCACCTGAATTCGAGGTTAAACTCAGTAAGCGTGAAAAACTCAATTATTACGTACTTAAACCGGACGAAAAATTAATTGATGACACCATTAACAACTATGCATACCAAAATGGTGAAAATGTACAGGTCGACGAAATCACTGAGAAAGAAGAAACCCTTAAAGGCGACATAGTGCAACTTGATGCCGACAACAATCCATTGGAAGATGGCATTAAGAAAGAAAATGGACTTATGTCGCTGCAGGTGATGAAAGACGAGGACATTAAAAAGCAATTTGAAGGCAAAAAAGTGGGTGATGCCGTAGACTTTGACCTTAAAAAAGCTTACCCAAATGACACTGAAATAGCCTCGTTGCTCGAGATCTCCAAAGAAGATGCAGCCAAAGTAGAAGGTAATTTCCGTATCACAATAAATGAAATTAACAAATTCACCCCGGCCGAAGTAAACCAGGAGCTTTACGATAAAATTTACGGAGAAGGAACTGTTACTTCAGACGAACAATTCCGTGAAAAGATTGTAGAAGAAATCAAGGAAAATTTCAAATACCAGAGCGAATATAAATTTATGCTGGATGCGAAAGAGAAACTGATCAAAAAATTAGATCTCGACCTTCCGGATGAATTTCTTAAGCGTTGGTTAGATGCAACAAATAAAGAACTGACAAAAGAACAAATCGAAGAAGAATACGATAAGTTCAAGGAAGATATGCAATGGCAACTCATTGTAGATAAGATATATAAAGACAATGACTTCAAGGTTGAAGAGTCTGAAGTAATGGATTATGCTAAAGAGTCAACACGCCAGCAATTTATGCAGTATGGCCTTAGCTATATCCCGGACGAGCAACTTGAAAACTATGCCAAAGAAATTGCTAGCAAACCAGAAGAAAGAAGAAAAATTCTTGATAAATTAGCTGAAAACAAAGCAGTGGAATTCATTAAGGAATCAGTAAAAGTTGAAGAAAAAGAAGTTTCACTAGACGAATTCAATAACTTTTTTAAATAA
- a CDS encoding RidA family protein — protein sequence MKKIIQTQNAPKAIGPYSQATETNGMLFISGQLPINPKTGEMPKDVKAQTKQSLENTKHILEAAGMTMENVVKVTVLLHNIEDFAAMNEIYAEYFTENPPARAAYEVANLPKGALVEIESIAAK from the coding sequence ATGAAAAAGATCATACAAACACAAAATGCACCAAAAGCCATTGGACCATATAGTCAGGCTACCGAAACAAATGGAATGTTGTTTATATCCGGGCAATTGCCAATTAACCCCAAAACCGGAGAAATGCCTAAAGATGTAAAAGCGCAGACCAAACAATCACTTGAAAACACAAAACATATCCTTGAAGCAGCCGGTATGACTATGGAAAATGTTGTAAAAGTAACCGTTTTACTACACAATATTGAAGATTTTGCTGCTATGAATGAAATATATGCAGAATATTTCACAGAAAACCCGCCGGCAAGAGCTGCATACGAGGTTGCCAACCTCCCGAAAGGTGCACTAGTAGAAATTGAATCTATTGCGGCCAAATAA
- a CDS encoding DUF4294 domain-containing protein, producing MKRIIKANSLFFFVYLLGMLHSQVTCAQTDTASYGYYVLPMVIEGKDTIALVDLRTITIYPTRDLSRRTPMNLKYIRLAKKVRRVYPYARLAVDILQSIYDTLPELDTERQQRRFLRAYDKALRDRYMDELKKLKVSEGRILLKLIDRETGYTSYNLVRALRGKLSAMFWQSLARIFGENLKTEYNPRGEDRLIEEIVVKIESGRLEPLPLPNKKD from the coding sequence ATGAAAAGGATAATCAAAGCAAATAGTTTATTCTTTTTCGTATATCTTTTGGGTATGCTGCATAGTCAGGTAACCTGCGCCCAGACAGATACGGCCAGCTATGGTTATTATGTATTGCCCATGGTTATTGAAGGAAAAGATACCATAGCCCTTGTTGATTTACGTACCATAACCATTTATCCGACACGTGATCTTTCGCGCAGAACCCCTATGAATCTTAAATATATTAGGTTAGCTAAAAAAGTTCGCCGTGTTTATCCTTATGCCCGACTGGCTGTTGATATACTTCAAAGTATTTATGATACACTGCCTGAATTAGATACGGAGCGCCAGCAGCGAAGGTTTTTGCGTGCTTATGATAAAGCCTTGCGCGACCGCTATATGGATGAACTGAAAAAATTAAAAGTTTCTGAAGGTCGGATCTTGCTAAAATTGATTGACCGCGAAACCGGCTATACTTCTTATAACCTGGTGAGAGCACTCAGGGGTAAATTGTCGGCCATGTTTTGGCAGTCTCTGGCAAGGATTTTTGGTGAGAACCTTAAAACCGAATATAATCCAAGGGGAGAGGATCGGCTTATTGAAGAAATTGTTGTAAAAATAGAAAGCGGCCGATTAGAGCCGCTTCCACTGCCTAATAAAAAAGATTAG
- the clpX gene encoding ATP-dependent Clp protease ATP-binding subunit ClpX — MNKCSFCGRNEKDVNLLIAGISGHICDSCIEQAHGIVNEEMKRKSSFSSSKLELRKPHEIKDFLDQYVIGQDTAKKFLSVAVYNHYKRVTQASDDDTEIEKSNIALVGRTGTGKTLLARTIAKMLDVPFTIVDATVLTEAGYVGEDIESVLTRLLQAADYDVEAAERGIVFIDELDKIARKGDNPSITRDVSGEGVQQGLLKLLEGSVINVPPQGGRKHPDQKMIAVNTKNILFMCGGAFDGIDRKIANRLNTTVVGYAAAKETSHIDRENLLQYIAPQDLKSFGLIPEIIGRLPVLTYLDPLDRDALKKILVEPKNSIIKQYKKLFKMDGIELSFDSTVLDFVVDKAIEFKLGARGLRSICEHIMVDAMYDAPSKQKDKVRITLKYARNKLSDIDAQRLKVA, encoded by the coding sequence ATGAATAAATGCTCATTTTGCGGTAGAAACGAGAAAGATGTAAACTTGCTAATTGCAGGTATTAGCGGCCATATTTGTGATTCTTGCATAGAGCAGGCACACGGTATTGTCAATGAAGAAATGAAGCGCAAAAGCAGTTTCTCTTCATCGAAGCTTGAACTCAGAAAACCACATGAAATTAAAGATTTCCTCGACCAATATGTCATTGGGCAGGATACAGCTAAGAAATTCCTTTCTGTTGCAGTATACAACCATTACAAACGCGTTACACAAGCCTCCGATGATGATACTGAGATAGAAAAATCCAACATCGCTTTAGTTGGTCGTACAGGAACAGGTAAAACACTCTTAGCCCGAACCATTGCCAAAATGCTCGATGTACCATTTACAATTGTTGATGCTACAGTGCTTACAGAAGCTGGTTATGTGGGAGAAGACATCGAAAGTGTACTTACACGTCTGCTGCAAGCTGCAGATTACGATGTTGAAGCTGCAGAGCGCGGCATTGTGTTTATTGATGAGCTGGACAAAATTGCCCGTAAAGGCGATAACCCATCTATAACACGCGATGTGTCAGGTGAAGGTGTGCAACAAGGGTTGCTAAAATTACTCGAGGGCTCGGTAATAAATGTACCGCCCCAGGGTGGACGCAAGCACCCCGATCAAAAAATGATTGCAGTCAACACAAAAAACATACTTTTTATGTGTGGGGGCGCTTTTGACGGAATTGACCGCAAAATTGCCAACAGGCTCAACACCACAGTGGTAGGGTATGCTGCTGCTAAAGAAACAAGTCACATCGATCGCGAAAATCTCTTGCAGTACATTGCACCACAAGACCTGAAAAGCTTTGGCCTGATACCCGAAATAATTGGCCGTTTGCCGGTATTGACCTACCTTGATCCGCTTGACCGGGATGCACTGAAGAAAATACTTGTTGAACCTAAAAACTCCATTATAAAGCAATACAAAAAACTCTTTAAAATGGATGGTATCGAGTTATCTTTTGACAGCACAGTATTAGATTTCGTTGTGGATAAAGCAATTGAATTTAAACTTGGGGCCAGGGGACTGAGATCCATCTGTGAGCACATCATGGTAGATGCCATGTATGATGCACCCTCAAAACAAAAAGATAAGGTGCGCATTACCCTAAAATACGCAAGAAATAAGCTTTCAGATATTGATGCACAAAGATTAAAAGTAGCCTAA
- the clpP gene encoding ATP-dependent Clp endopeptidase proteolytic subunit ClpP, translated as MAAQNNDEFRKYATKHLGISSMALDQYNNAVTNNFISPTIIEERRLNIATMDVFSRLMMDRIIFLGLPIDDYVANIIQAQLLFLESTDPSKDIQIYFNSPGGSVYAGLGIYDTMQYISADVATICTGMAASMGAVLLTAGTKGKRSALKHARVMIHQPMGGAQGQAVDIEITAKQILQLRKELYEIIAEHSGNSFEKIEKDSDRDYWMTAAEAKDYGMIDEVLDRNKKKN; from the coding sequence ATGGCAGCACAAAATAATGACGAATTCAGAAAATATGCAACAAAGCATTTAGGGATAAGCAGCATGGCATTGGATCAATACAACAACGCCGTGACCAACAACTTTATCTCCCCCACCATTATCGAAGAACGCCGGCTGAATATTGCCACCATGGACGTATTCTCACGGTTGATGATGGATCGTATTATATTCCTTGGGCTGCCGATTGACGATTATGTAGCTAATATTATTCAGGCACAGCTACTATTTCTTGAATCGACAGACCCGAGCAAAGACATTCAAATCTACTTTAATTCACCCGGAGGCTCCGTATACGCAGGTTTAGGTATTTATGATACCATGCAGTATATTTCAGCCGACGTAGCCACCATATGTACAGGAATGGCTGCTTCAATGGGTGCTGTTCTGCTCACAGCAGGTACAAAAGGTAAGAGATCTGCGCTTAAACACGCCCGCGTTATGATTCACCAACCAATGGGTGGTGCGCAGGGCCAGGCAGTAGATATCGAAATTACCGCCAAACAGATTCTTCAATTGCGTAAAGAGCTTTATGAAATTATTGCAGAACATTCTGGTAATTCTTTCGAGAAAATTGAAAAAGATTCTGATCGCGATTACTGGATGACTGCTGCAGAAGCAAAAGACTACGGTATGATTGATGAAGTTCTGGACCGAAACAAAAAGAAAAATTAA
- a CDS encoding aminotransferase class I/II-fold pyridoxal phosphate-dependent enzyme, giving the protein MYYSVLIVDNDTSALEKSIQELSGRGLNTIACSTFESACEKLKEDGTIHVILSEWSLPQSRKNKKRIEGTDIFKKFMALRNEVNIFIYTSITDIKQLSTGGITDGYFFKEDNVYGDIFNKITAAVDEKKSAPFYEKLVQYARKSKDSWHTPGHASGNSVKNSPYVKDYFEFFGENLFKSDVSVSVPELDSLLHPEGVIKEAQELAARAFNARYTYFVTNGTSTANKILIQTLLKPGDAILLDRNCHKSAHYGVIIAGAEPIYLMPSVNNKYGIFGPIPKKSIIKAMDDALAQNKKLKAIILTNCTYDGLIYDIEDIVKEAHKRNIKVIVDEAWFGYANFHREFYPTAMAAGADYATQSTHKTMSAFSQASMIHVNDPDFEDIQDFFMENYNMHASTSPQYPMIASLDVARKQMAMEGYSLLSRVFKLSDELKSSINSLSKFRVLEQQDLISDEIKDDNVRVDKTKITIDISKSGLSSKEIEHILVNKHNIQIEKTTFNTISILLTIGATYSRINRLYLALESIENQSGNRKKDSGSSKIIKDFKLALSPIKYRPRFAFYADSEETALRNSLNRVSTMMVTPYPPGIPLLVPGQLITQEIINALVMYRDYGVEIHGLNNGLVQVMPEEEEERLKKEGFSILS; this is encoded by the coding sequence ATGTACTACTCAGTATTAATTGTTGATAACGACACATCTGCCCTGGAAAAGAGCATCCAGGAACTTTCAGGAAGAGGATTAAATACCATAGCCTGCTCCACCTTTGAAAGTGCGTGCGAAAAACTAAAGGAAGATGGTACCATTCATGTAATTCTCTCGGAATGGTCGCTGCCCCAGAGCCGCAAAAACAAAAAACGCATCGAAGGCACAGATATATTCAAAAAATTTATGGCCCTCAGAAATGAGGTCAATATATTTATTTATACCTCTATCACCGATATTAAACAGCTATCGACAGGTGGCATTACCGATGGCTACTTTTTTAAAGAAGACAATGTTTACGGCGATATTTTCAATAAAATTACTGCTGCAGTAGATGAGAAAAAAAGTGCCCCGTTTTACGAAAAACTGGTGCAGTATGCCCGTAAATCGAAGGATTCGTGGCATACCCCGGGACATGCTTCCGGCAATAGTGTTAAAAACTCACCTTATGTAAAAGATTATTTTGAGTTTTTTGGCGAAAACCTTTTCAAAAGCGATGTTTCGGTATCTGTTCCGGAACTCGATTCATTGCTCCATCCTGAGGGAGTTATAAAAGAAGCTCAGGAACTTGCAGCAAGAGCCTTCAATGCACGGTATACCTATTTTGTAACCAATGGCACCTCCACAGCCAATAAAATACTGATACAAACCCTGCTCAAACCGGGCGACGCCATATTACTGGATCGCAACTGTCATAAATCGGCCCATTACGGCGTCATCATTGCCGGTGCAGAGCCCATTTACCTGATGCCTTCGGTAAACAATAAATACGGCATTTTCGGGCCCATCCCAAAGAAAAGTATCATCAAAGCTATGGATGACGCATTGGCCCAAAACAAAAAACTCAAGGCCATCATCCTTACCAATTGTACCTACGATGGTCTGATTTACGATATTGAAGACATCGTGAAAGAAGCACATAAGCGCAACATCAAAGTAATTGTAGATGAAGCCTGGTTTGGTTATGCCAACTTCCACCGGGAGTTCTACCCCACAGCCATGGCTGCAGGAGCCGACTACGCCACTCAATCGACCCACAAAACCATGAGTGCCTTTTCGCAGGCATCAATGATTCATGTGAACGACCCTGATTTTGAAGATATCCAGGATTTTTTCATGGAAAACTATAACATGCACGCCTCCACCTCGCCACAGTATCCGATGATTGCATCACTCGATGTGGCGCGCAAGCAAATGGCCATGGAGGGATATTCATTGCTCAGCCGGGTTTTCAAACTGTCTGACGAATTAAAATCGTCTATCAACTCCCTTTCAAAATTCAGGGTACTGGAACAACAGGACCTTATAAGCGATGAAATAAAAGACGACAATGTACGCGTAGATAAAACCAAAATCACCATCGACATCAGTAAATCAGGCTTAAGCAGCAAAGAGATTGAACATATTTTGGTAAACAAACACAACATCCAGATCGAAAAAACCACGTTTAACACCATATCAATTCTGCTGACTATTGGTGCCACCTATTCGCGTATAAACCGCCTGTACCTGGCACTAGAAAGCATTGAAAACCAATCTGGTAATCGTAAAAAGGACAGTGGATCATCTAAAATCATCAAAGATTTCAAACTCGCCCTGTCGCCCATCAAATACCGCCCGCGATTTGCATTCTATGCCGACAGCGAGGAAACTGCCTTACGGAACAGCCTGAACCGCGTATCTACCATGATGGTCACCCCTTACCCACCTGGGATACCGCTATTGGTGCCCGGCCAGCTCATTACACAGGAAATTATCAATGCCCTGGTTATGTACCGCGATTATGGTGTAGAGATACACGGACTTAATAACGGACTGGTGCAGGTGATGCCTGAAGAAGAGGAAGAGCGGCTCAAAAAAGAGGGTTTTAGCATTTTAAGCTAA
- a CDS encoding tetratricopeptide repeat protein, which translates to MKRIALLVVTLMTGLAVFAQTGKEYEKMAQEAYKAKNYPKAFLDYTRAVETYESEGVTDTALYYNATITGYKARKFNELIPYATKAIELKHEKAHLAYYIKAIAYDKLDKNTEYLKTLEAGHEAYPSYGRISKKLAVAYLKKGMEPYKKGAEIVQSAESLRESKPEQYKKEIEKANANFEEAKKIFEKAYEANPKEEQVLKSLAAVYQSLEMEDKAAKINSELKSL; encoded by the coding sequence ATGAAACGAATTGCCTTATTAGTTGTAACATTGATGACAGGTCTAGCAGTCTTTGCTCAAACTGGCAAAGAGTACGAAAAAATGGCTCAGGAAGCCTACAAAGCAAAGAATTATCCAAAAGCGTTTTTAGATTACACACGTGCAGTTGAAACCTACGAATCTGAAGGTGTAACCGACACAGCGCTTTATTACAATGCAACCATTACCGGATACAAAGCACGGAAATTTAACGAATTAATTCCATATGCTACTAAAGCAATAGAATTAAAGCATGAAAAAGCACATTTGGCTTATTATATCAAAGCAATTGCTTACGATAAGCTTGATAAAAATACTGAATACCTCAAAACACTTGAAGCAGGACATGAAGCTTATCCATCATATGGAAGAATTAGCAAAAAACTTGCTGTAGCATATTTGAAGAAAGGTATGGAGCCCTATAAAAAAGGAGCTGAAATTGTTCAAAGTGCAGAATCATTGCGTGAATCGAAACCAGAACAATACAAAAAAGAAATTGAAAAAGCCAATGCTAATTTCGAAGAAGCCAAAAAAATATTTGAAAAAGCATACGAAGCAAATCCAAAAGAGGAGCAAGTGCTCAAATCATTAGCTGCAGTGTATCAAAGTTTAGAAATGGAAGATAAAGCCGCTAAAATAAACAGCGAACTAAAATCTCTTTAA